The following coding sequences are from one Rathayibacter sp. SW19 window:
- the metG gene encoding methionine--tRNA ligase, with protein sequence MRAGSSFYITTPIFYVNDVPHIGHAYTEVASDVLARWHRQSGDDTWLLTGTDEHGQKILRTATANGTTPRAWADKLVSEAWKPLLHTLDIANDDFIRTTDARHEDAVKLFLQRLHDGGFIYDAEYEGLYCVGCEEFKPESEILEGTGEYEGQKVCAIHSKPLELLHEKNYFFKMSDFGERLLALYRDRPDFVQPESARNEVVAFVSQGLNDLSISRSSFDWGISIPWDDSHVLYVWIDALLNYITAIGYGVDAAENDGQFDRRWPALHVVGKDILRFHAVIWPAMLMAAGLEVPHKVFGHGWLLVGGEKMSKSKLTGIAPNQITDTFGSDAFRYYFLRAISFGQDGSFSWEDLSARYQSELANGFGNLASRVIAMVARYFDGVVPQPGEALDAELTVQRIVAEAAIAADAAIESLAIHDAIAAIWTIVDELNGYITVQEPWSLAKVDAQRDRLATVLYTATEGLRALAVLLSPVIPQATHKLWAALGVTDALGALTEQPLREAGVWGQLPAGTQIGALEALFPRIEATVA encoded by the coding sequence ATGCGCGCTGGCTCTTCCTTCTACATCACCACGCCAATCTTCTACGTGAATGATGTTCCACACATCGGGCACGCATACACCGAGGTGGCCAGCGATGTGCTCGCGCGGTGGCACCGTCAGTCCGGCGATGACACCTGGTTGTTGACCGGCACGGACGAGCACGGCCAGAAGATCCTGCGCACCGCGACGGCAAACGGCACAACGCCGCGTGCCTGGGCCGACAAGCTCGTCTCCGAAGCGTGGAAGCCGCTGCTGCACACCCTGGACATCGCTAACGATGATTTCATCCGAACGACGGATGCCCGCCACGAAGACGCTGTCAAGCTGTTTCTGCAGCGGCTGCACGACGGCGGGTTCATTTACGATGCCGAATACGAGGGCTTGTATTGCGTCGGCTGCGAGGAGTTCAAGCCAGAAAGTGAGATCCTCGAGGGCACGGGGGAGTACGAGGGTCAAAAGGTCTGCGCCATCCATTCGAAACCGCTCGAGTTGCTGCACGAGAAGAACTACTTCTTCAAGATGAGCGACTTCGGTGAGCGCCTGTTGGCGCTGTATCGCGATCGGCCCGATTTCGTGCAGCCGGAGAGCGCCCGCAACGAGGTCGTGGCATTCGTGTCGCAAGGCCTCAACGACCTGTCGATCTCCCGGTCGAGCTTCGACTGGGGAATCTCGATCCCGTGGGATGACTCGCACGTGCTCTACGTCTGGATCGACGCACTGCTCAACTACATCACCGCCATAGGATACGGCGTCGACGCAGCTGAAAACGACGGCCAATTCGATCGCCGTTGGCCCGCTCTGCACGTCGTGGGCAAAGACATCCTGCGTTTCCATGCAGTGATCTGGCCTGCCATGCTGATGGCGGCGGGCCTTGAGGTGCCGCATAAGGTGTTCGGGCACGGCTGGCTGCTGGTCGGCGGTGAGAAGATGTCCAAATCCAAGCTCACCGGCATCGCACCGAATCAGATCACAGACACGTTCGGTTCGGATGCGTTCCGCTACTACTTTCTGCGGGCGATCAGCTTCGGTCAGGACGGTTCGTTCAGCTGGGAGGACCTCTCGGCCCGCTATCAGTCGGAACTCGCGAACGGCTTCGGCAACCTCGCCTCGCGTGTGATCGCGATGGTCGCACGGTACTTCGACGGAGTCGTGCCCCAGCCCGGCGAGGCACTCGACGCGGAGTTGACAGTGCAGCGCATCGTGGCGGAGGCGGCGATCGCCGCCGATGCCGCAATCGAATCACTGGCCATCCACGACGCGATCGCGGCGATTTGGACGATCGTCGACGAGCTCAACGGTTACATCACGGTGCAGGAGCCGTGGTCGCTCGCGAAAGTCGACGCGCAACGTGACCGACTGGCAACTGTGCTGTACACGGCGACCGAGGGCTTGCGCGCTCTCGCCGTGCTGCTCTCGCCCGTGATTCCGCAGGCCACCCACAAGCTTTGGGCTGCGCTCGGTGTCACGGATGCCCTCGGCGCGTTGACCGAGCAGCCTCTGCGCGAGGCCGGCGTTTGGGGGCAATTGCCCGCAGGAACGCAGATCGGTGCCCTCGAGGCACTGTTCCCCCGGATCGAAGCGACCGTTGCGTAG
- a CDS encoding aldo/keto reductase — MRQRKIGDLDVSAIGLGGMPMSIQGRKSPETSIATIHAALDVGITFIDTADSYTLDEDGHGHNELLIAEALRSYGSDTSHVLVATKGGLIHRDEGKWANDGRPEYIIRAAKESAQRLGVDTIGLYQFHQPDPAVPFAESVGALRALYEAGIVRYVGVSNVTVAQIREAHRILAHAFVSVQNRFSPAWRHSAPELEACIELDLAFLPWSPLGGIGAAGKVGKHNAAFGEIALELGVSPQQVALAWELHLSHLVIPIPGASRPQSIRDSALAADLDLSPETMSYLSAST, encoded by the coding sequence ATGAGACAGCGCAAAATCGGCGACCTTGACGTCAGTGCGATCGGACTCGGCGGGATGCCGATGTCCATTCAGGGCCGCAAGTCACCCGAAACCTCGATCGCAACGATCCACGCGGCACTTGATGTCGGCATCACGTTCATCGACACGGCGGATTCATACACGCTCGATGAAGACGGTCACGGCCATAACGAGCTGCTCATCGCGGAGGCGTTGCGCAGCTACGGGTCGGACACCTCGCATGTGCTCGTCGCGACGAAGGGCGGACTGATTCACCGCGATGAGGGCAAGTGGGCCAACGACGGCCGACCGGAGTACATCATCCGGGCCGCGAAGGAGTCTGCCCAGCGCCTGGGTGTCGACACGATCGGGCTGTATCAGTTTCACCAACCGGACCCCGCTGTGCCGTTCGCAGAGTCCGTGGGTGCGCTCCGCGCCCTCTACGAGGCGGGCATCGTGCGCTATGTCGGCGTCTCCAACGTGACCGTCGCGCAAATCCGTGAGGCTCACCGTATTCTCGCTCACGCGTTCGTGTCAGTGCAGAATCGGTTCTCCCCCGCCTGGCGGCACAGCGCACCGGAACTCGAGGCGTGCATCGAGTTGGACCTGGCGTTTCTGCCGTGGAGCCCGCTCGGCGGCATCGGGGCCGCAGGCAAGGTCGGCAAGCACAACGCTGCATTCGGCGAGATCGCGTTGGAGTTGGGCGTCAGCCCACAGCAGGTTGCGCTCGCCTGGGAGCTGCATCTCTCGCACCTGGTCATCCCGATCCCGGGGGCAAGCAGACCGCAGAGCATCCGTGATTCCGCGCTGGCCGCCGACCTGGACCTGAGTCCGGAGACGATGTCGTACCTGAGCGCATCGACGTAG
- the rsmI gene encoding 16S rRNA (cytidine(1402)-2'-O)-methyltransferase: MIILAATPIGNLGDASARLVQALSTVPIVASEDTRVTQRLLAGLHIDARPRLISMHDHNERDKAAELVELARDDDVLVLSDAGMPTVSDPGFHLVEAAAAAGVTVTVLPGPSAVLAALAVSGLPTDRFSFEGFLPRKQGERMSTLRALSGERRTMVFFESPNRLAASLVDLADAFGADRRVVVCRELTKLHEEVRRGTAAELAGWAAEGVRGEICLVVDGAPVRTVDLAEGVSEVLLLTAAGERLKDSVASVAEATGLSKRDLYEAALKARATRQPKDTGRGSASLTGR, translated from the coding sequence ATGATCATCCTGGCCGCAACCCCGATCGGCAACCTCGGGGATGCATCCGCTCGCCTCGTGCAGGCACTGAGCACCGTGCCGATCGTGGCATCCGAAGACACGCGCGTGACACAGCGGTTGCTCGCCGGGCTGCACATCGACGCGCGGCCGCGGCTGATCAGCATGCACGACCACAATGAACGCGATAAGGCGGCCGAACTGGTTGAGCTCGCGCGGGACGATGACGTCTTGGTGCTCAGTGACGCCGGCATGCCGACCGTCTCCGACCCCGGCTTCCACTTGGTCGAGGCGGCTGCTGCCGCAGGGGTGACCGTGACGGTTTTGCCCGGTCCGTCGGCTGTGCTCGCAGCGCTCGCCGTCTCGGGCCTGCCGACCGACCGTTTCAGCTTCGAGGGCTTTCTCCCCCGCAAGCAAGGCGAGCGGATGTCCACCCTGCGCGCCCTTTCCGGCGAGCGTCGCACGATGGTCTTCTTCGAGTCGCCGAACCGATTGGCCGCGTCGTTGGTCGATCTCGCCGACGCGTTCGGCGCCGATCGTCGCGTCGTCGTCTGCCGTGAACTGACCAAACTGCACGAGGAGGTGCGTCGCGGCACTGCGGCCGAATTGGCCGGATGGGCGGCCGAGGGCGTGCGCGGTGAGATCTGCCTTGTCGTCGACGGTGCACCGGTACGAACGGTCGATCTCGCTGAGGGTGTGAGCGAGGTGCTGCTGCTCACGGCCGCGGGGGAGCGGCTGAAGGATTCCGTTGCATCCGTCGCCGAGGCCACCGGCCTCTCGAAACGCGACCTCTACGAGGCTGCGCTGAAGGCACGTGCCACCCGGCAGCCGAAAGACACCGGTCGCGGAAGCGCCAGCCTCACCGGTCGCTGA
- a CDS encoding SCO4226 family nickel-binding protein: MAQFMDVHDGFVGVTEDQLAEAHAADLAVEGEEGVHFERAWLDPESGKVFCLSTGPSKDAVMRVHEKAGHPTEQVYELSVEV; the protein is encoded by the coding sequence ATGGCACAATTCATGGACGTGCACGACGGATTCGTCGGAGTCACGGAGGATCAGTTGGCTGAAGCCCATGCCGCGGACCTTGCGGTGGAAGGTGAGGAGGGCGTGCACTTCGAGCGGGCCTGGCTGGACCCCGAATCGGGCAAAGTCTTCTGCCTTTCGACCGGGCCATCGAAGGACGCGGTCATGCGCGTGCACGAGAAAGCCGGTCACCCGACCGAGCAGGTGTACGAACTCTCCGTCGAGGTGTAA
- a CDS encoding DUF4287 domain-containing protein yields the protein MDEKVTGPASYFPSVVQKYGQPIEHWMQELEKVSNLKHMEMVAYLKKEFNIGHGHANALVGWFRQHQDA from the coding sequence ATGGATGAGAAAGTCACAGGGCCCGCGTCGTACTTCCCATCGGTCGTTCAGAAATACGGGCAACCGATCGAGCACTGGATGCAGGAACTTGAAAAGGTGAGCAACCTCAAGCACATGGAGATGGTCGCCTATCTCAAGAAAGAGTTCAACATCGGCCACGGTCACGCGAATGCTTTGGTTGGCTGGTTCCGTCAGCACCAGGACGCCTGA
- a CDS encoding LLM class flavin-dependent oxidoreductase → MAAITIGVQAEPHDLDSWLALARRLERANFHSLVVSDHPGNGASPWPALGAAAAVTETLNLGTYVLQAGVRDPVQAAADAATLDILAPGRVLFGLGAGHTYREWEVTGRQRPSPTDRAARLVYYVDAVARLLSGESVTVESRHLRLVNARLEGLPVGADRVKLVVGGGHREILRVAAERADVVALSGLGRTKPDGHRHEVRWGPADLRGQLEVIREASERRGTAPEIEALIQMVTETDSRSNALAELGKDLTDAAASDLASTPFLLVGTVHEMAAQLTRQAEQFGITRYVVREPAVSIMERVLPLLGIEARS, encoded by the coding sequence ATGGCAGCAATCACAATCGGAGTGCAGGCTGAGCCGCATGACCTCGACTCGTGGCTGGCGCTCGCGCGTCGGCTCGAGCGTGCGAACTTCCATTCGCTCGTGGTGAGCGACCATCCGGGCAACGGCGCGTCTCCGTGGCCCGCACTCGGCGCCGCCGCCGCGGTAACCGAAACGCTGAACCTGGGCACTTACGTGCTGCAGGCCGGCGTCAGAGACCCCGTTCAGGCGGCTGCGGATGCAGCGACTCTCGACATTCTCGCGCCCGGACGGGTGCTGTTCGGGCTCGGCGCCGGGCACACTTATCGGGAGTGGGAGGTGACGGGGCGGCAGCGGCCATCGCCGACCGATCGAGCGGCTCGTTTGGTTTACTACGTCGACGCCGTTGCGCGTTTGCTTTCCGGGGAGTCTGTCACCGTCGAGTCTCGTCACCTGCGATTGGTCAATGCACGGCTCGAGGGCCTTCCGGTCGGTGCTGACCGCGTCAAACTCGTAGTCGGCGGCGGCCATCGCGAGATCCTGCGCGTGGCGGCGGAGCGTGCTGATGTCGTCGCGCTCAGCGGGCTCGGGCGCACGAAGCCGGATGGTCACCGTCACGAGGTCCGCTGGGGGCCCGCTGACCTGCGCGGGCAGCTCGAGGTGATTCGCGAGGCGAGCGAGCGGCGTGGCACCGCACCTGAGATCGAGGCGCTCATCCAAATGGTGACAGAGACCGATAGTAGGTCTAACGCCCTCGCAGAGTTGGGTAAGGACCTGACGGATGCCGCCGCGAGCGACCTCGCGTCGACTCCATTCCTGCTCGTGGGCACCGTTCATGAAATGGCCGCCCAGCTGACGCGCCAGGCCGAGCAATTCGGAATCACCCGCTACGTTGTGCGGGAGCCCGCCGTTTCGATCATGGAGCGCGTTCTGCCGCTGCTCGGTATCGAAGCTCGTTCATAG
- a CDS encoding dolichyl-phosphate-mannose--protein mannosyltransferase — protein MTDRPAAHASGARAVQEPSDDDEPTGSRLDDWWLRLVSTPTRRRLWYWGGPLVVAILAAILRLWDLGNPHSLVFDETFYVKDSWTIMHLGYEGSWPTGADKHFNAGDVNIFTSDPEFVAHPPLGKWIISLGLAVFGAQNSFGWRVSTAVVGILAVVVVMLLTRKMFRSTLIAVIAGFLMAIDGNAIVMSRVAILDNSVMFVALLGFGCILLDRDWQEKRLAAWMARARASGIEPSWGPTLWWRPWLIGAGILFGLDAGVKWSGFYFLAFFAVYIVLTDALNRRRVGLPFWISASVLKQAPATFVLMVPIALASYIATWSGWLLTSGGYYRNFVQTTGNAWTGALSWMPHWVQNLWQYQTAMYNYSINLHVSHPYQSNPLTWLFMTRPTSMYYQGSSIGQNGCTSSACSSAITDLANPLIWWAAAAAVFYLVYRLIRYREWRVGLILTGLAAGYLPWMLYINRTIFTFYSIAFEPYTIMALALVIGLILGKRSDPRWRRVRGIAVVAVFLGVATLVSVFFYPIWSGQQIPFWFWQIHMWLPSWV, from the coding sequence GTGACCGATCGACCCGCTGCGCACGCATCAGGCGCCCGCGCGGTCCAGGAACCGAGCGATGACGACGAGCCGACCGGCAGTCGACTCGACGATTGGTGGCTACGGCTGGTCAGCACGCCCACCCGACGCCGGCTGTGGTACTGGGGCGGGCCGTTGGTGGTCGCGATACTCGCCGCGATCCTGCGGCTCTGGGACCTCGGCAACCCGCATTCACTCGTGTTCGATGAGACCTTCTATGTAAAGGACTCCTGGACGATCATGCACCTCGGCTACGAGGGCTCCTGGCCGACCGGCGCCGACAAGCATTTCAACGCCGGCGACGTCAACATCTTCACGAGCGACCCGGAGTTCGTCGCCCATCCTCCGCTCGGCAAATGGATCATCTCACTGGGTCTGGCCGTGTTCGGCGCCCAGAACAGCTTCGGCTGGCGAGTCAGCACCGCGGTGGTCGGCATCCTCGCCGTTGTCGTTGTGATGCTTCTGACGCGCAAAATGTTCCGCTCGACGCTGATCGCCGTGATCGCCGGCTTTCTGATGGCGATCGACGGCAACGCCATCGTGATGAGCCGCGTTGCCATCCTCGACAACTCGGTCATGTTCGTGGCGCTGCTCGGCTTCGGTTGCATCCTTCTCGATCGCGACTGGCAGGAGAAGCGGTTGGCCGCGTGGATGGCGCGAGCACGCGCATCCGGAATCGAGCCGAGCTGGGGGCCGACGCTGTGGTGGCGGCCGTGGCTGATCGGCGCAGGCATCCTGTTCGGCCTGGATGCGGGCGTCAAATGGTCCGGCTTCTACTTTCTCGCGTTCTTCGCCGTCTACATCGTCCTAACGGATGCGCTGAATCGCCGCCGCGTCGGCCTGCCGTTCTGGATCAGCGCGAGCGTTCTCAAGCAGGCGCCCGCGACGTTCGTGCTGATGGTTCCGATCGCGCTGGCCAGTTATATCGCCACCTGGTCGGGCTGGCTGCTGACGAGCGGCGGCTACTATCGCAATTTCGTGCAGACGACCGGCAACGCGTGGACCGGCGCACTCAGCTGGATGCCGCACTGGGTGCAGAACCTGTGGCAGTACCAGACAGCGATGTACAACTACAGCATCAACCTGCACGTCTCGCATCCGTACCAGTCGAACCCGCTGACCTGGTTGTTCATGACCCGGCCGACGAGCATGTACTACCAAGGATCCAGCATCGGCCAGAACGGGTGCACCTCCAGTGCCTGCTCGTCGGCGATCACCGATCTGGCGAACCCGTTGATCTGGTGGGCAGCCGCTGCAGCTGTGTTCTATCTGGTGTATCGGCTGATCCGCTACCGCGAGTGGCGGGTCGGCCTGATCCTGACCGGCTTGGCCGCCGGCTACCTGCCGTGGATGCTGTACATCAACCGAACGATCTTCACGTTCTATTCGATCGCATTCGAGCCGTACACGATCATGGCGCTCGCCCTCGTGATCGGGCTGATCCTCGGCAAACGCAGCGATCCACGGTGGCGAAGAGTGCGCGGCATCGCCGTTGTGGCGGTGTTCCTCGGCGTCGCCACGCTGGTGAGCGTGTTCTTCTATCCGATCTGGAGCGGCCAGCAGATTCCGTTCTGGTTTTGGCAGATCCACATGTGGCTGCCGAGCTGGGTCTGA
- a CDS encoding S53 family peptidase — translation MSSQHEDRTPLQGSERMPAPHTVSIEPPVGAGDVEITLILRRKAPVPEALLAENSFGERMTPAEFAERYGADPADAVTVEDAVRAIGARVVSTDLASRHLRIAGPADVLADAFGTSLSWVSSPDHRGAAIAHRERTGPLHVPAAMAGRVTAVLGLDDRPQARANFRIASAATVLTSYTPPQLGEIYAFPAATDGAGHTVAIIELGGGFAASDLDVYFAGLGIATPSVTAVGVDGAVNVPGGDPNGADGEVLLDIEVVGALAPAAKIVVYFAPNTDAGFVDAVATAAHATPTPTAISISWGQSEDSWTAQARNALDQAFVDAVALGATVTVAAGDDGSTDRVAGGGAHVDFPASSPHAVACGGTRLQANATTSVVTSETVWNNGVGRGATGGGVSDVFPLPTWQADAGVPAGSTGGGRGVPDVSANADPQTGYQVRVDGTDLVIGGTSAVAPLWAALITRIAQATGRPPGFVQPALYGTVPAGTVAPGFRDVTQGNNGAFAARPGWDACTGLGVPVGTALLPVLS, via the coding sequence ATGAGCAGTCAACATGAGGACCGAACGCCACTGCAGGGCAGCGAGCGGATGCCGGCGCCGCACACCGTTTCGATCGAACCGCCCGTCGGTGCAGGCGACGTCGAGATCACACTGATCCTACGTCGGAAGGCGCCGGTGCCGGAGGCCTTGCTTGCCGAAAACTCCTTCGGTGAGCGGATGACCCCTGCGGAGTTCGCGGAACGCTACGGCGCCGATCCAGCGGATGCCGTGACAGTGGAGGATGCCGTTCGAGCCATCGGTGCGCGCGTCGTGTCGACCGATCTCGCATCGCGGCACCTGCGCATTGCGGGTCCGGCCGATGTGCTCGCGGACGCATTCGGCACCTCACTCTCGTGGGTGTCCAGCCCCGACCACAGAGGCGCCGCGATTGCGCACCGCGAGCGCACAGGGCCGTTGCATGTGCCAGCCGCGATGGCTGGTCGAGTAACGGCGGTTTTGGGCCTCGACGACCGCCCGCAAGCACGCGCGAACTTTCGAATCGCGTCCGCCGCAACGGTCCTGACCAGTTACACGCCGCCTCAACTCGGCGAGATCTACGCGTTTCCGGCAGCCACGGACGGAGCCGGCCACACGGTGGCGATCATCGAGCTGGGCGGCGGGTTCGCGGCATCCGACCTCGACGTGTACTTCGCCGGGCTGGGCATCGCGACCCCATCGGTCACGGCGGTGGGCGTTGACGGCGCGGTCAACGTGCCGGGCGGTGACCCGAACGGGGCGGACGGCGAGGTGCTGCTCGACATCGAGGTCGTCGGGGCGCTCGCCCCTGCCGCGAAGATCGTGGTCTACTTCGCGCCGAACACTGACGCGGGCTTCGTGGATGCCGTCGCAACGGCCGCGCACGCGACCCCGACACCGACCGCGATCAGCATCAGCTGGGGCCAAAGCGAAGACAGCTGGACCGCGCAAGCCCGCAACGCACTCGACCAGGCGTTCGTCGACGCCGTCGCGCTCGGTGCGACGGTGACGGTCGCTGCGGGCGATGACGGCAGCACGGATCGCGTGGCTGGCGGCGGCGCACACGTGGACTTTCCCGCGTCGAGCCCGCACGCTGTGGCCTGCGGCGGCACGCGACTGCAGGCGAATGCGACGACTAGTGTCGTGACCAGCGAGACAGTCTGGAACAATGGGGTCGGGCGCGGCGCCACCGGCGGCGGTGTCAGCGACGTGTTCCCGCTTCCCACCTGGCAGGCGGATGCCGGCGTGCCAGCCGGAAGCACGGGCGGCGGTCGCGGAGTTCCCGACGTCTCAGCGAACGCTGACCCGCAGACCGGCTATCAGGTGCGGGTCGACGGAACGGACCTCGTGATCGGCGGCACCAGCGCGGTGGCGCCGCTCTGGGCCGCGCTGATCACCCGCATCGCGCAAGCAACCGGGCGTCCGCCAGGGTTTGTGCAACCGGCGCTTTACGGCACCGTGCCGGCCGGCACCGTCGCGCCGGGGTTTCGCGACGTGACACAGGGCAATAACGGTGCATTCGCCGCAAGGCCCGGCTGGGATGCCTGCACCGGCCTCGGCGTGCCGGTCGGCACGGCGCTGCTGCCCGTGCTCAGCTGA
- a CDS encoding DMT family transporter has product MSWIILIASGVLEAVWATALGKSEGFTKLWPSVVFGAALIVSMGGLAIAMREISTGTAYAVWVGIGASLTVLYAMIFGGEPLSVVKILLILGLVGCVIGLKLVS; this is encoded by the coding sequence GTGTCGTGGATCATCCTCATTGCCTCCGGCGTGCTCGAAGCGGTCTGGGCGACCGCACTCGGCAAATCCGAGGGCTTCACCAAGCTCTGGCCATCCGTCGTCTTCGGTGCAGCCCTTATTGTCAGCATGGGCGGTCTTGCAATCGCCATGCGCGAGATTTCAACGGGCACCGCTTACGCAGTCTGGGTCGGCATCGGGGCGTCGTTGACCGTGCTTTACGCGATGATTTTCGGCGGCGAGCCGTTGTCAGTCGTCAAGATTCTGCTGATCCTCGGACTGGTCGGCTGCGTCATCGGCCTCAAGCTCGTCAGCTGA
- a CDS encoding recombinase family protein, protein MDGIKIGYTRVATDEHDLPAERKALLGLGVEPNRLFIDRGLTDANRPRPGLREAMAASRADDILVVTKLHRLARSISDAADIGNTLAAKRISLSLSGTLYDPADRTGRIFFDTLELAAEFEGDMMRMRTREGLALAKAKGRLRGGQPQLTALQQRHLLELHDAGEHNQAEIAHLLGISRTTVYGTIQRRGPDTVSPASSH, encoded by the coding sequence ATGGATGGAATCAAGATCGGTTACACCCGTGTTGCCACCGACGAACACGACCTCCCGGCGGAACGAAAGGCTCTGTTAGGCCTCGGTGTTGAGCCCAACCGTCTCTTCATCGATCGTGGTCTGACCGATGCGAACCGGCCTCGTCCTGGGCTTCGGGAAGCGATGGCCGCAAGCCGGGCCGATGACATCCTGGTGGTGACCAAGCTTCACCGGCTTGCCCGCTCGATATCCGACGCGGCAGACATCGGCAACACGCTCGCGGCCAAACGGATCTCACTCAGCCTGAGTGGGACGCTCTACGACCCGGCCGACCGAACCGGGCGGATCTTCTTCGACACACTGGAGTTGGCGGCCGAGTTCGAGGGCGACATGATGCGGATGCGCACTCGCGAAGGCCTGGCCCTGGCCAAAGCAAAGGGTCGCCTGCGCGGCGGACAACCTCAGCTCACCGCACTGCAACAACGACACCTTCTCGAGCTTCATGACGCCGGCGAGCACAATCAGGCTGAAATAGCGCACCTGCTCGGCATATCCAGGACAACGGTCTACGGGACCATCCAACGACGCGGGCCGGACACGGTGTCCCCGGCCTCATCTCACTGA
- a CDS encoding Lrp/AsnC family transcriptional regulator, producing MTGPRLQTPLDSTDRHIVTAVQNDGRISLTNLAEAVHLGISATRIRMQTLEQRGVITSYTARVNAARLGLALRAVVRLRVEGVQDSMVFEILEREHRIVRCLRVTGEICFMLEIVATDMAELERITLQLAELGTVTTDLIYELILERPIPAE from the coding sequence GTGACTGGCCCTCGACTGCAGACTCCCCTCGATTCAACAGATCGTCATATTGTGACGGCGGTTCAAAACGACGGACGCATCTCCCTCACCAACCTGGCAGAGGCCGTGCACCTCGGCATTTCGGCAACCCGGATCCGAATGCAGACATTGGAGCAACGAGGCGTTATCACGTCCTACACCGCCAGAGTCAACGCTGCCCGTCTCGGGCTCGCCCTTCGCGCGGTCGTCAGGCTCAGGGTCGAAGGCGTCCAAGACTCAATGGTGTTCGAGATCCTTGAACGTGAGCATCGGATTGTCCGGTGCCTTCGAGTTACTGGCGAGATCTGTTTTATGCTCGAGATCGTCGCAACCGACATGGCCGAACTGGAACGGATCACACTCCAACTTGCGGAACTCGGCACCGTGACCACCGACCTCATTTACGAGCTGATCCTCGAACGCCCGATCCCGGCTGAGTGA
- a CDS encoding PhzF family phenazine biosynthesis protein, translating into MPITIPFHFVDVFADGPLRGNPVSLVDDADNLDDATMRAIAREFNQSETTFILTPTESAATVRLRSFTPNGAEVFGAGHNALGTWLWLIETKLGHEAPAGGFAQQIGDEILPVEVTREPGGQTAVSMSQSAPTFGKKFTDRSRLAGSLGLGRSAISAGFDAQVVSTGAGHLLVPLIDKTAVDGAVPDARKLTAILEEVGGEGCLLYSLDPNSADALAYARFFNPIMGISEDPATGTAAGPLVALLISRGQALGGITAIIEQGYLLGRPSRIRVTVNGTDVRVSGSGVVVADGVLHL; encoded by the coding sequence ATGCCAATAACGATTCCATTTCACTTCGTCGACGTATTTGCGGATGGTCCACTCCGCGGTAATCCCGTGTCGCTGGTCGATGACGCTGACAATCTCGATGACGCGACAATGCGGGCGATTGCTCGGGAGTTCAACCAGTCCGAAACCACGTTCATCCTCACACCAACGGAATCAGCCGCAACAGTGCGGCTCAGATCGTTCACTCCAAACGGTGCCGAAGTTTTCGGCGCGGGGCACAACGCCTTAGGCACATGGTTGTGGCTCATCGAGACAAAGCTCGGACATGAAGCCCCAGCCGGAGGATTCGCACAGCAGATAGGCGATGAGATCCTCCCTGTTGAGGTAACCAGGGAACCAGGCGGCCAGACCGCGGTCTCGATGTCACAATCCGCGCCGACGTTCGGCAAGAAGTTCACCGATCGGAGCCGGCTCGCCGGCTCGCTGGGGCTCGGTCGCTCCGCAATCAGTGCAGGTTTCGATGCCCAAGTAGTCTCCACCGGTGCCGGCCACCTCCTCGTGCCCCTCATCGACAAAACGGCAGTTGACGGCGCGGTTCCTGACGCGAGAAAGCTCACGGCGATTCTTGAAGAAGTCGGTGGTGAAGGTTGCCTCCTCTACAGTCTCGACCCGAACAGCGCGGATGCCCTCGCATACGCTCGGTTCTTCAACCCCATCATGGGCATCTCGGAAGATCCGGCCACCGGTACTGCAGCAGGTCCCCTGGTCGCCCTCCTCATCTCACGAGGACAAGCCCTCGGCGGAATCACAGCCATCATTGAGCAGGGCTATTTGCTGGGGCGGCCGAGTCGAATCCGCGTCACCGTGAACGGGACAGACGTTCGGGTCAGCGGCTCCGGTGTCGTCGTGGCAGACGGAGTTCTCCACCTATGA